A genomic region of Streptosporangium lutulentum contains the following coding sequences:
- a CDS encoding helix-turn-helix transcriptional regulator, translating into MDRRLLDGLGVTATEEGAYRALLRHGPATLTELAAETEASVAGLRRMLPRLEDLGLVARLAGRPLRLVATPPHLALDALAARRQEEIAHSRAAAALLTAEVADRTGPQPEELVEVVIGQAAVARRYLQIERNATEEFLVLVHPPYAVDIGADLEEWAPRSWARVRGIYGPRAFEDPGMFEHTRRAIAEGEQARLGHVPMKLAVADRRAAILPLGSEEDRAVESALVVHPSALLDALVGLFEVLWRTATPLRPAAFRSFASDLGEPSQAGALPVAPLGDFDADVLALLAAGLKDDAIARQLDVSLRTVQRRVRSLCDHLGAGTRFQAGLLAAHQNLLGG; encoded by the coding sequence CCCAGCCACGCTGACCGAGCTGGCCGCCGAGACCGAGGCGTCGGTGGCCGGGCTGCGCCGGATGCTGCCGCGCCTTGAGGACCTGGGCCTGGTCGCGCGCCTGGCGGGCCGTCCGTTGCGGCTGGTCGCCACGCCCCCGCACCTCGCGCTGGACGCGCTGGCCGCGCGGCGCCAGGAGGAGATCGCGCACAGCCGCGCGGCGGCGGCCCTGCTGACCGCCGAGGTCGCCGACCGTACCGGGCCGCAGCCCGAGGAGCTCGTCGAGGTCGTCATCGGGCAGGCGGCCGTGGCCAGGCGCTACCTCCAGATCGAGCGCAACGCGACCGAGGAGTTCCTCGTCCTGGTGCACCCACCGTACGCCGTCGACATCGGCGCCGATTTGGAGGAGTGGGCTCCGCGATCCTGGGCGAGGGTCCGGGGGATCTACGGCCCGCGCGCGTTCGAGGACCCGGGCATGTTCGAGCACACGCGGCGGGCGATAGCCGAGGGCGAGCAGGCGCGTCTCGGTCACGTCCCGATGAAGCTGGCCGTGGCCGACCGCCGGGCCGCGATCCTGCCGCTGGGCTCGGAGGAGGACCGGGCGGTGGAGAGCGCGCTCGTCGTGCACCCCTCCGCCCTCCTCGACGCGCTCGTCGGGCTGTTCGAGGTGCTCTGGCGGACCGCCACCCCGCTGCGCCCCGCCGCGTTCCGGTCTTTCGCGTCGGACCTGGGTGAACCTTCACAGGCCGGGGCGCTCCCGGTGGCCCCGCTGGGGGACTTCGACGCGGACGTGCTCGCGCTGCTGGCGGCCGGGCTGAAGGACGACGCGATCGCGCGGCAACTGGACGTCAGCCTGCGTACGGTCCAGCGCCGGGTGCGTTCCCTCTGCGACCACCTCGGCGCGGGCACCCGCTTCCAGGCGGGCCTGCTCGCCGCCCACCAGAACCTTCTGGGCGGCTGA